In a single window of the Solea solea chromosome 14, fSolSol10.1, whole genome shotgun sequence genome:
- the LOC131472280 gene encoding coiled-coil domain-containing protein 14-like: protein MDFNEENMTPKDMLEKIAELDYSQSQLRDMNSVMRDWLDVAEDEVAMLRSENVALRKQVKVQEKLISEPQQVEAESDSFVLTDALDVRRHTETKIQELEEESTMLKEQNKTLTSEIKIIQEEREQDKISLGKLQVALKTLEFDMEVAQVELQHKDGDIYQKDLKLKHLEETVEECSNIIKDLRQTNQELREQLEDRQDEALLSALNDLTEESEISPSPSLSILEEIKMLTTSDEGKTCILDSNHLKTEEHEAEEVLKPQSPTVDLQNERWTGTSNTGVQGTRLFLICISILAFFLFVAMEIISENCPLFSICTFWTSAQMMLLPYCSVHYSDLPPI, encoded by the exons ATGGATTTCAACGAGGAAAATAT gacacCAAAGGACATGCTTGAGAAAATAGCTGAGCTGGACTACAGTCAAAGCCAGCTTAGGGACATGAACTCTGTGATGAGGGACTGGCTGGATGTTGCAGAGGATGAAGTTGCAATGCTGCGCTCAGAGAACGTTGCCCTCAGAAAACAAGTGAAAGT cCAAGAGAAGCTCATCAGTGAACCACAGCAGGTTGAAGCAGAGTCTGACAGCTTCGTACTAACCGATGCCCTGGATGTAAGAAGGCACACTGAAACAAAGATTCAGGAATTG GAGGAGGAATCCACCATGCTGAAGGAACAAAATAAGACACTAACATCAGAG ATCAAAATAATTCAGGAAGAAAGAGAACAGGACAAAATCAGCCTGGGCAAGTTACAGGTTGCGTTAAAAACCCTCGAG TTTGACATGGAGGTGGCTCAGGTTGAGCTACAGCACAAGGATGGAGATATTTATCAG AAAGATCTAAAACTGAAGCATTTGGAGGAAACGGTAGAGGAGTGTTCCAACATCATAAAA GATCTCAGGCAGACAAATCAGGAGCTGAGGGAGCAGTTGGAGGACAGACAGGACGAGGCCTTACT GTCTGCTCTGAATGATCTGACTGAAGAATCGGAAATATCACCTAGTCCCTCTCTGTCCATCTTAGAGGAAATTAAGATGCTGACCACATCAGATGAagggaaaacatgcattttagACTCCAACCATTTAAAAACT gaagaacatgagGCTGAGGAGGTACTGAAACCCCAGAGTCCCACAGTTGACCTGCAGAACGAAAG gtGGACAGGTACTTCAAACACAGGAGTCCAGGGAACAAGACTGTTTCTGATCTGCATCTCCATTCTcgcttttttcctctttgtggcTATGGAAATTATCTCCGAAAACTGCCCTTTGTTTTCCATCTGCACCTTCTGGACCAGTGCACAGATGATGTTACTGCCCTACTGCAGTGTGCACTATAGTGACTTACCTCCTATTTGA